TGCATTTGTTCTACTAAGAGTACGGTAAAAATAGTATTAAATTAAAATTGTTTCAAGTTATTGTTTTTAATAATAATTAGTGTAGATGATATTCAagaccttattattattattattaaagataaaattatttattgattaagttagatgatatttttagaaaaatatatatatatgaattttatcatacacaactttttgtaattgatataatatatgcatatatatatatatatattaattacttCATAATCATTTTCTCAATGATCGATCTCTTTGACCACATACCACGGAAAGGTTGCACGGGTGATGGAAGCCGCACCGCCCTTGTAAGATGTTGCTGGAAATATTTCCCATCTTTGATTCTAAAATTTGGTTTCGAAAGCAGCAAAAACGAATTCGAGAAACAAGAAAACACTTTCCAAAACCACAAGATTTGTTTCTAGCAACTCACGTAATGacaaatcctctctctctctctctctctctctctctctccatccatCATCGGAGCATTTCTTTTGGTTCGTGCTCATGGGAATGCGGGATGAAGAGGAAGCCGGAGATGCAAGCGAGGGGCCCCGATCCGCCACCCTCTCCCAACCCTATCCCCGACCACCGCAATCTCCCCTCCAATGAGTCCCCGGTAGCACCGGCGCCGCTTCCGGCGGAGGCCGCCGGAGCTCCCCCATCCATGTTCCCCGTTCCCCACCACCGCCGGGCCAGATCTGAACTCGCATTCCGCCTTCCGGACGACCTCGACCTCCGCGGCGCCGTTCCGGTCGACGAGATCGGCTCCGAGGACGACCTCTTCTGCACTTTCATGGACATCGACAAGATCGGGTGCAAGCTCGAGGCGAGCGGATCCGGGTCGGAGGGCGACGGGGACTGCACGGATCGGACGGCGGAGAGCTCTGGGTGCGCCGAGGAGGCGAAGCCCAGACATCGACATAGCGTTTCGGTGGACGGGTCGTCAATGACGTCTTCGGCGACGATGAGGAGGGAAGGGCTGTCGGGAGAGGTGATGGAAACAAAGAAGGCGATGACGCCGGAGCAGCTTGCGGAGCTGGCCGTCATTGACCCTAAGCGGGCCAAAAGGTGAATCCTCTGCAGTATTATTGGCATTTTGCTTGGTTTAATTTGACCTTAATTGTTGACTCTTTGAACTTCCATCAGCATTCTTGATTCGATTGATATCATGTTGTCTTCTATGAAGTACTACAAAGAAAAGAACTATTACTTTTGAATATTTAGATGGCATTTGCAGTGAGGCGTAAGGTAGGATTGTGTTTAAAAGTGCTCAGTTCCTTCTCTGCAAATGTGCAGTTTGTAAGGTGATAAGTGAATCAAGCATTTGAGTGATGGAAAATTCTTCCTTACAATTTGAccataaaaatgaaaatttgggATCTTAGAAATGATTCGAGAGCTCAGGTAGTAGTTCACCATGCCAGAAGTTCTGTTTATAATTGGTTATTGACCTTGTTCGATGTTTAATAGGCACCCTAAAAGCAAATTGGACAAGATTTGAGACGAGTACTTTGTAATCAGATTTAATTTTTCTTTGACCCAAAAGTCATTGAAATGAACTAACAAGTTCAGTTTTTCTTTGACCCAACCAACGATTTGGGTCTCGGTTGTCAATGATATTGCATGGCCATGCATACCTCTTATCTGATGCATAGATCATCTTAAGTCTAGATTCTTTGCTTTCTGTTTATATGATCTTTTAAAGTTTGACCAAAAGTCAAAAGAAACACAGTTGTGGGCTGGGCGATGCTAACCAAAAGTTAATTTGGTTTGATAAAAGTAATGAAATAAAATACAGGTGTTGGAGGTATTAGACTCCTTTTACATCGCAAAGATTGTACTAGTTATTGGCTAATAGGATGGTTGGCTTTTGACAAAGGTGGATGATCTAATGGCCCAACCTATTTTTATTAGAATTTAGCTTTGTTCTTTACTATAGGCATCCTCCATTACTGGATCATCCAAGATCATGTTTCCTAGAATCAAACGACATTTATTGCTAGAACATATGTCTTGCAGGATCGAGTTGTTTAGTACAGGCAATATTCTCTCGCAACCCAGATTGTTTGTGTGTGCAGTTCTATATGATTCAACAGATGCACACAACCTTTAGGATTGAATGAGATCTAACCCATATGTAACTCCACTTCTTTTGTGTTTCAGATTTAAACTTGATAACTTTTTCCTATCTTTGCAGCGGTTAATGTTGGAATCTCATGTGATTTTGACATTGATTCATGCTATTTTGACATAAACTTGAGAGTTTATTAATGATAGAGCTGTGTTGTATTATGTTCTTATCGATGTGGCTCTTGCTGAGCTAAATTAAGTTGTGGACCACTTTGTCATTGTCCTACTTTTGTTTTCCCTTTTTGACTATGACTGCAAGACAGCAACACATACCAAAACAAAATGGACATACATACTTAGGGGTGGTCCTTTGCAAAAATTATGAGCAAAATTTTGCCGCCACTACTGGATGCCTCTGACGTAGTCCCTTGCGAAAAATAATGAGCAATGTGTTGCCACTGCAACTGGCTGTCTCTAATTTTTTATGCCTGCCCTTTTTCATTAGATATTCTTCTGCATCTACCCATTCAAGTACTTGCTATATGGGCATGTTTAATTAATAACATAATATTTGCTTATTTAGAATTAATTAAGATAAGAGTTGCATCAGATATGATTGTAAGGGCAAGAAATTAAGAAAAGTCATGCATAATCGATTCTAGAAAGAAGCATTTGCTTTGCTtttcaaattattataatatatgctGCATTGTCAGATTATTCAAATAAGCATCCAAGTCGTAATTCGTCTTCTAAGTCTTTAAATCTCAGTTTAATACAAGTTTATAACCTACTGAATTGGCACAATAATGGCATTCATAGCTGTATGTATACCAACATGTACTACTcggtataattatatataaaaatacaaaataaaaacgAACGGTACTGTGTCGGTGTTGAGCTATATGTTTTGGTAATGGCACTTGCTTGGACGGTTAAATACCAGTCCCCATCGACAAGGACGATCGAGATTTGAGACCTTGCTTCTAAGTTAGATCATTTGATATCTCTGCGACCGCATACATGAACTTTTTTACCAAAAAATATTCACTTAAAGTTATCAGTTTACCAGTAACACTATTCAGTTCCAACTTTTTAGTCAACATCAGGGAAGCTTCTCATGTAAATCATGGTATTCTTTAAGCTTTGTATTATTTTCAATTTTATGTTGCATGGTTTTGGAAATTTCTGTGTAATTTGCTATGCCATCTATGCAGAATTCTAGCTAATCGGCAATCTGCAGCTCGATCCAAAGAAAGAAAGGCTTATTATATATCAGAACTTGAGAGGAAAGTTAAGACCCTCCAAACTGAAGCTACAACCCTCTCTGCACAACTTACTCTACTTCAGGTCTGTACTAATCAGATTTTTTTGTCTTCATTTGTCTCTAGGTACCCAACTGTGGTTTAGAAAGAGATGTTCAGCCTATATAAAGGAGCATTATAAGTCTCAGAGAAATTAGACTCTGGTGGTAATTGATGAATGAATTAATTTTCCTTTGGTCGAGTGAgaagtttctttctcccctttcgaGATCTGTACTAGTAGACAATGACCTTTTTCATCTTGCCACTTTTTTGTCCTTAGCGGTATGACTTGTTCCAGCTGTCCTGTCTGGTAGCAACTCGATTTTCTATGTTCATATCTTAGGGAAATAAGctgttattttttaattcaaacaACCATCAAACCTGATGGTATTCTTTTAGATCATGCCTTAATCTGACCGTCAGATATCTGAACCACTTTTCTGCCCTGCCACAGTTGTATTCTTTCACCTTGATGTTTGACGCTATAGTAGTTATAAAGACTAAGGGTGTTTAAATTTATGCTTTTCATCTCGCGTTGGAGTTTATCACATCAAATCCTTGTTTTGATGACATTCTTGTAAATTATGATGCATAATTGTACtttaaaaattatcattaatCTATTTAGGGTGATTCCTGAAAGTATTATATGCTTCATTACTGATGATCTCACGTTTCGTCCTTGAGAGTTATTTAATTCTGATGCTAGTTGTAAATGTGAACCTTCCCGGTTGCTTTCTTTTTTCAGAGAGACACGGCTGGACTCTCTGCAGAAAACACTGAGCTTAAGCTACAGTTACAAGCAATGGAACTACAAGCACAATTACGTGATGGTGAGCACTTCAATTATTTATTTGCCTTAAATGCAATGGTAGAGTTATCATGTCTTTATTACTCAGCAGCTGAAAAGATGATTACTGTCTTTGTTGTCATATCTACTGTAGCACACTATGGTTAGCTTTATACTATGGTTATAGCAGAGGTATCTACTTGTGCTTGCTAGAGTTTGTCACTTACATTGCCTTCTGTAGTAAACCAAGGATATGTCAGTCAAAATGGGCAGTTCTCCTTTGTTTCCTTGGATGAAATTGAGTTAGATGCGTTGAATGAAAGCAACATCAGGAACCATATGCAATTTATTAGCACGTTTTTGAGAATAgagcatacttgatgatgaacacTTCTACATTCTTGCAGCGCTGAGTGAGGCACTAAAGCAGGAAGTCCAAAGACTAAAGATTGCGACGGGTGAAGTATCAAAACCTGATGAATCTTGCAACATTGGACAGCATAGCGCACCGTATAGCTCATCGTTCTTCACACTTCCACAGCAACAGCCGATCCACCTTCAAGCAATCCAGTTTCAGCCCCAGTTCCAGCATTTGCAGCCTGGTCTCTTAAACCAACACATGATTAGTCACCCCAATGACCTTCCCCAAGTGATGCAGCAACATCCTCTTGGAAGGCTTCAGGGATTGGATATCAACAACGGTGCCCATATGGTGAAATCAGAGAGTTCCACCGTTTCGGTCAGTGAAAGCAGCAGTACCTTCTAACAATTCCAGCCAAAAAGCACCACATTTAAGATATCTATTTAGCCTGACATGATTCTGCTGCATCTAATGCTGTGCTCCATTTTTTTATTCCATTCATTCTACTAATCCGGATTTGTTTGTTCAAAATCCCAGGAGtgtattatttattttcttttgttcCTTTCGTCAAGCTCTCGGATTTGTGTGTATCACGTCAAATCCCTGCAATGTGTAGCGACGATCTGTTTCCCGTGATGTAATGTTTGAAATGTGTGGGTCAGTCTAACATTGTAAAACGAACAAATTATGTAACTCTCAATAGCTCGAAACTATCGACTGTTTTACGTATAAGGTTTGCAATATTTTCTGATATGGTATGATAAGGGCAGTATTCACCGAGTCGATCTGTCCGGACAGTATACGCCATGTGATACTGTCTCAAGTAGTGATGAGCATCGTTCGGATTGATTCGACAATGTTAACAGCTCCAAATCAACAGCTCAGTGATACTGTCTCTAGTAGGGATGAGCATCGTTCGGATTGATTCCACAATGTTAACAGCTCCAAATCAACAGCTCAGTGATACTGTCTCTAGTAGGGATGAGCATCGTTCGGATTGATTCCACAATGTTAACAGCTCCAAATCAACAGCTCAGTGATACTGTCTCTTGTAGGGATGAGCATCGTTCGGATTGATTCCACAATGTTAACAGCTCCAAATCAACAACTCAATTCCACCCTTGGAACCGAAAACGACAATTTCGATTTGATTCTGATCTAATTAAAAAAAAGCATTAaacattaattaaaaattaaaaaaaaattattcttaaaaacACAGTTCTAATTTGGAACATATTTCAATTCAATTATCTATAGAACCGAAACAGAAACCACGATTAAGGCTACCATCCAGTACGCTGATATTAACACCCGATACAGACCCATATGGCACAATACATATTGATACTGATTCAACACTAGACAATTTCCTATCTATTGTTTTCTTGGATTCTTCTACGTTTTATTTAAAACTTGGTACATACCAGCATATCGGCACTCGGTACATCATCCATCCAAATAGATACAATGCCAATACCGATCCAAGCTCTGACCTTGAACACAAAATTATGAACCTTGTTTCTGCATGCTTTGTGGGAGTCTTGTGTTTGTTTGTGTTAAGGTCATCTGGACTAGTGAACATGACCTCTCAATGTTTTTTCAGTTCATTTCACTATTAATTTCAGCTGCAACTTTTAATGCTATAGGTCTTTCGATTGATCTGTTGGCAATGACAAATCTTTGGCTCTTTAAAACAGATACACCTTTCAGGAGAGATTCAATGCATTACATGATCCATTTTGTTGTATGAGGCCTGGCATAAAAAATGTATCGAATTGTTTGAGACTGCTCAGAATGGGGTGGTCTCCACTTTCCAGCAGCAAATTAGTCTACCTTCTGTTGCTCGTGCTGCATCGAAGTCTGCAAGCAAACTGAATACATTCAGTGATCGGGCAATTCGTCTTGATTGCATTGGGCGCGATATGGGACCTCGAAGCCACATAACCTTCCTGCTTATCCAACATTCAAGATTAGGAAAACTATCATGAGTGAGAAGAACAACCTGAACGAAAACGTGGAACATCAAACAGTTTTATAAAACTCAAACCCAAAACAAAACAAGCGTTGTTCACAGACCCACAGACAAAACATATTGTCAAAGCCTGATAAGCTGAGAAAAGCAGGCAGGTGAAGTAGTGAAACCACCAGGGGATATTGAGTGCAAAAAGGAAGTGAGTTTATCTCCCCAACCACGATAATTGAACTATATAAATTGCACGACTGGACTAAGTCACATACCTCTTGTAGTGTGTTAATCAGGGTACTAAGAGGAGGAGAATTCATTTTCCCTCGGCTAGCAATCTGTAAATCCATGGTGGAAGAGTACGAGTGGAAAatataaaaaccgaaagcttatAAAAGCAGAAGGCACTTTTCTTAGATCAATGAAGAGGAGGAGAATAAAAATGTTAATATTATTCTAGACCTCGTCAAGTTTGATGTATCCAGGAGGTAGTCGAGGGTCCCCTTCCTCTATCATTTGGTTTAGAAGTTTCTCCAAATCAACCTCGTTCCGGTTAGTGCATGCCCATCCCCACTCCGTAGCTAATTGTAACATGTCAGTCACATGAGTTACATCATGGAGAGGACCAGTCCAGAGAGGGCCTGAGACAACAACAGATTTGGAAAtctgaagaaagaaaagaagagcaCATCAGAGGCTAATTCGTTAATGAATTCGAAACTAAAACCTTCCTTGACCACAAAATAAAAAGGTTAATATCAAGCGAGAACAAAGCCCCTCTAAGAACCATCTGTTTCAGCATTCAACTTTTTGATCTCGTACACACTGTGGACAGATCACAAAATGGATTCAAAAAGTTGACATAAATCATCTTAAAGACCTTGATAATGGCTTATAGACTCACTCGATATGAGCAATTGAATGGTTATCAGTCATATCAAAACTCAATCACTGGCTTTAAAACAAAGTTCACCGAATATGACCAACTGAATGGTATCTTGAAAACAAAGATATTTACGTATTCtatcaagaaaattaaaagcAAGGTCGCTCATTTTTGGGTTTATATATACACAAATAATTAACTATTAACTTATATGAACTAGTTTTTGTTGCAACTTATTCTCCTTCCAAATTACATGCAATGTTGTATAGATTTACTATAATATTTTCTGATGACAGAATTGTGTACCTCGCCTTTTCTGCATGCACATGAAATTTGGCCAAGTTCTTCCCAAGAAAATGTTTGAGAATTTCCGCAACCATGGCAGTAGCTTAAGAAACCATATCGGCTGCTAGATATCAAGCATATCATACATTAGAATCCAAAATTCAGAAGAGAAAGTAACTTCAATGCATTATTTCACCTTTTTTCATGGAGCTGTCCGCGATCCACTTGCAACATTACTCGGAATACAGGTCCATGATAtgaataaaaagagaaaagtggTGATATATGATAGCCCAAAGCAGCTGCTTCCCGTAAAGCACCACCTATAAGCATCCGTAAACCAACCTCATTCGAAAATGGCATTGGGCGAACATATGCTCCGTATGAAGCCAAAGAACTAGAGGCAAAATAATATTACATATCACAGGAGATCCCGACATAGCAATCAAGGTATCATCAATGAATTGTCAAGTCAGTACATTGTATAACAATTAAAAGATGGCTACCAATAAACTTACTTATCTCAAAATGATTTGCAGAAAAAGAAAGGGGATTTCCTTATTGTTCAACATTCATGAATAGAATAATATATACATCATGGGCCACATAAGCAAAGGTGGATCTCTGTTAGTTTCTTTTGTTAGTAATATTGATTaaattcattcaaaatagttGATAAATTTAGGGCATACTTGGTGTAAAAAACTGAAAATATAAGGTAATTGCATGGACAAATCTGATGACACTGCGATTAGTAAAGGAAATTCAATTGAATTGTCAGAGGCCTTGAAATAGCCTAAGGTAATGATAATGCATCCACATACATGCAAATATAAACTTAAAAAGCCACAAATATTAGGTCAAACTATGAGGTGCTAAAACCATAAAAATTAGGTGTTTGCTATTATGTCAAGGATCATATTTTGCagatatttgaaagaaaaaaaaatcgcaAATTGATTACTAATGTATGTTCTCATCAAAAGATATCTGTCACCAATTATATGTTATAGGTTTTTTTACCCAAATCTCACACTCGCTCACTTATACACGCATCACAAAGAAGTGGTAAACAATGAGGTAAAAGTACAACAGCATAATGATTCTTCACAAAAGGGTAAAGAATACAAACTGGCCATAACATAATTCACAATcaagtttaaaatattatatcaggTCTAGCAAACTTAGTCAACTTAACATCTAAATAAATTATCTCTTAGGACATTCAAACAACTGAGGGCATTTCCACATTTTTAACAAAGCAAACCATGCTAGCATATTCATGAACACCAACATCTGAAGAACACCACACAAAGCATGTACAACAAATTCTTATCATACGTAACCAGGGTCTAAAGTAGCACATTCATGAACACCAACATCTAAAGAACACCACACAAAGCATGTACAACAAATTCTTATCATACGTAACCGGGGTCTAAAGAAAAATGAATAAACCTAAACACGGTTCAACTATAAAATAGCAAAAGTCAACCATGTAATGGAACAGACAACATGCTCTTTGGTATCAAACTCAATGTCACACACATAACTAAGTGGAACATTTGCATTTACTCTTTTCTGGGAAGAAAAAATCAGTTTCCTAAACTTTCAAGGAAAAAAAAGTTCTTCGCTTTTCAAGGAAAAGAAACAAAGTAAAGTGCAGATGATTTCTAACTCAAACATATTAAATTAAATACCACATGTATGTCGGTAAAAAATTTCGGTGATTGTCTACCATTTTCTGCAAATGGTAATAAACTCAAACAAAACAACAGGTATGCAGGTCTCCAAACAATAACGTACACAAACAGATCAAAGGTTGTGAGGAAGCAAAAGAAGATCGACTGGTGGTAACACATTCTACTTACCAATGAGGGCGATGCCCTCCCGACGAATACCCATCGGTGGAGGTGACGTACAGCAATCCTCCCTTCCTGATAGTGGCAATTGCCAGTCTCATGAAGGAGGAGTCGCTCCCGAAGCAATCGACGTCCACGAGATCGAAGAACTCCTTGCGGAGGTAGTTCTCCGCGAGCACCCTGTTGGCGTCGAGGTGGGTGACGACCCAGCTGCGGTCGCCCTGGGGCGAGACCCGGGGGTGGCCGGAGAGGTTGGAGAGGATGAGGGGGCGGCAGCCCTCGGAGGCGTCGTTGGCCCAGACGAAGGCGGCACCGGCCTGGGCGAGGTAGCGGAGGGAGCGGACGCCGCAGCCGCACATGGCGTCGAGGACACGGAGGCCGCCGCCAGGAGGGAGAGAGCGCCTATGGAGGGCGGCAGAGAGGACGCCGAGGTCGCGGCCGACGGCGCTCTCACGGCGGAAGAAGGAGTCGCCCGTCTCGAACTGGACGCCGCGCTCAGCCTCCAAGGTGTTGGCGAGGGCCGTCGGCCGACGGGGCGCGATTGGTGCTCTTCTAGGCCTGGGGGAGAGGGGAAGAGGGGAACAAAGGGAGAAGGCGGGGATGGCCACCATGGCGGGAGAGGAGACACGAGGTTGCAATGGACTGATGGCGGAGCCGACGGATGAGGGTGGCTTTGTGGTAAATAGGTGTCATGTCCATTCTTCCAGATGATTGCAACCGTCAATTTCTGATTGGACAAAATCGACGGTCACGATCGTTAGGAAGCAAGAACAGGGCAACACCCCACATCTGACGGCTACAATCGGCTGGAAGTCGGTTGCAATGTGAGCCGGACTCGAGCCATAATGAACCTGATTAGATTGAGAACAAAGTTGGGTCGAAGTAATTTGACTTGTAGCGCATGCTTAATTGGAACCCAATCCGACACACCGATATGTCAAGAGTTAGATCTGACTCGTTGACCCGATCCATTATCGTAACTGGGTAAGATCCGATTGATCCGAAATGATGGAGCAGCGCTTGTTTGACGAACACCCGAAGATGACCTGCGTGTAAGATCAAAATCCAACACAAATAAGTAGGTTATGAATTCTAAAAGTGATCGATTTGATtggtcaaatatatatatatatatataggaaaattTTCGATGTGGCACAAATCGAAATCAGTAATCCTTTGTTgttataaaagtgattttggttgaTAGAAGAGAACTTTGGCAATGTGGTTATACAATATTCACTCGTCGAAAAGGATAGTCAGCCTCACACCAAGACATGGTTACGTTAAATTGCACATGCTCTTGTACAACTACGGAACAATATCGTAATCATAATGTCATATACTCGTGTCCTATTGCTAGATATTTCTAAGCTTAAATAGAAAAATTGGTCCAGGTTCCACATTGTTCATCTCCTTGCTTGCTAATCACAAGTTGGACGACCTCACATCATTACTTGCTACAATTAAAAAGCTTCAAGTTATTCAGCAATTGTAATGTCACATTTTTACATATTTAGAGATTGGTTTTCGGCAAAAATAACTTGTGTCATTAACTATTGATCCAAAAGTAATACCAAAATGACAGCAAGCAATCACTGCAATCTCCAATATGGTTGTGCCTCTCACCAGGACGGCAATACTTCCAACAGGAAATCCTACCTCTTGGTTTTCTGGTGTGCTATATGTAGTTTCTGAGTGTTGAGCAAAAAGTAAACATTGGCATCAACCTACAGAAGCATATCATTCAACCTTTGCTACTCCTCCAGGCATACTGGTTTCTGCAACATTCTCCCTCACGAACCTGGAAATGTACTACTTCAGATATGCATACCATTAATTGAAAATTTATCATGCACGCAGGTGAATGTGAAAAAGTGCTGCTTAATCTGCGCTATAAATAGCACTCCTCGATCCATTTTTTTCCCTTGATAGATAAAGTAAAACAAGAGAGGAAATTGTATCATGCAAGGACAAAATACTAGAATAAGAAAAGGGGAACACAACCTTGTTAGTTTCTCTTTAGATGATTGCAAAACATAAATTGCCAGAATAAAGGAGACAGCTAGACCTGCAGTCACATATCCACAAACATGACCAAGTCAGAACTATAATTTAATGTTCTTTTTAAACATTGCGGCATTTACAGTACTTCTAAATCTAATTTCGGAGTAATATTTGATAGCCCAGTTACAATTTATGCTTATTTCTACTTTAAAATGTAAATTTAACATATCATACACACATGATTTTTTTAAGAGGGTACACCTGGGTTTCATAACAAGGTTACTCCTTTGTGATCCAGGTGATCATGTTTGATTCGCAAAAAAGAGTATGCTGGCAAAGGTAAGGCTGAGTAGATTAACATTCTCCAAATCTCACATTGGTATGAGCCTTGTGTACTGGACTATCCTTTTTATTTACATATGGTTTGTTGTGAATATAATAAGCTacttaactgtttgaggaacttaGTTTCTATAGCACGGTAAAAGGTGAAACATTTAAACTTATAAGAGTATGAACAAGATATCTGGAATACATTAAAGCATTCAGgggaaaaaataaaagtaatgtaGTTTACTACTTTATCAGGGGACAAAATAATACTTGTAAGATGAAGGGACAAAGACAAAGGATAGCCATAAGACATAGTGCTCATGAAATGAAATAGCAGAGGAAGAAAGACAAAATAAGAAAGCACAATTTGGTTCACTAGTCAATTTCATGAGTTGACAATTACAATTTCTATTTAAAGAACAAAACTATAGCTTTCAGTTGTATATCTTATATATATTTGACATGAAAAACAACAGAAAGTTTACAAATATCCAGATATTATACCTTAAACTTTACTATTGAAAAGGAGAATTGCCACAAAACAGTTGGGCTATACACCACCTTATGAGGAGCTAGGTGCAAGTGGGACAATAACCCAAATGGCATTCCTTTGATTTTAATTTCAAGGAAACCACAAATGaccaattatacataataaatttcCAATAGGCTTGTATGTTACAATAGGATTACTCTAGAATTATTTATTGACAAATTTGTCCTTGATTTGCTAGCTATTTGGGGGAGTTGAGTCCTTTTTGAATCTATCTGATACCTAAGAGTCCTAATGTGGTTATAATTGAGGTTGGCTAATTCTTTTATCTATTAAGCATCATATTTTGAGAGTTTGAAAGACCTCTTTTGATAAAATTTTGTGTAGTGGCAGGATTAGTTTATCTCTGACAGCTCTTATTGAAGGTTTCGAGACCATACCTGGTGACTTAATATTTGGTTTATGATTTAATACTAGTGATAACTTATTTAAATAATTGAGGTCAAGTGTCTTTACGAACAAGACAAA
This genomic stretch from Musa acuminata AAA Group cultivar baxijiao chromosome BXJ3-9, Cavendish_Baxijiao_AAA, whole genome shotgun sequence harbors:
- the LOC135648958 gene encoding transcription factor RF2b-like, whose protein sequence is MKRKPEMQARGPDPPPSPNPIPDHRNLPSNESPVAPAPLPAEAAGAPPSMFPVPHHRRARSELAFRLPDDLDLRGAVPVDEIGSEDDLFCTFMDIDKIGCKLEASGSGSEGDGDCTDRTAESSGCAEEAKPRHRHSVSVDGSSMTSSATMRREGLSGEVMETKKAMTPEQLAELAVIDPKRAKRILANRQSAARSKERKAYYISELERKVKTLQTEATTLSAQLTLLQRDTAGLSAENTELKLQLQAMELQAQLRDALSEALKQEVQRLKIATGEVSKPDESCNIGQHSAPYSSSFFTLPQQQPIHLQAIQFQPQFQHLQPGLLNQHMISHPNDLPQVMQQHPLGRLQGLDINNGAHMVKSESSTVSVSESSSTF
- the LOC135648957 gene encoding tRNA (guanine(26)-N(2))-dimethyltransferase-like isoform X2 → MVAIPAFSLCSPLPLSPRPRRAPIAPRRPTALANTLEAERGVQFETGDSFFRRESAVGRDLGVLSAALHRRSLPPGGGLRVLDAMCGCGVRSLRYLAQAGAAFVWANDASEGCRPLILSNLSGHPRVSPQGDRSWVVTHLDANRVLAENYLRKEFFDLVDVDCFGSDSSFMRLAIATIRKGGLLYVTSTDGYSSGGHRPHCSLASYGAYVRPMPFSNEVGLRMLIGGALREAAALGYHISPLFSFYSYHGPVFRVMLQVDRGQLHEKSRYGFLSYCHGCGNSQTFSWEELGQISCACRKGEISKSVVVSGPLWTGPLHDVTHVTDMLQLATEWGWACTNRNEVDLEKLLNQMIEEGDPRLPPGYIKLDEIASRGKMNSPPLSTLINTLQEEGYVASRSHIAPNAIKTNCPITECIQFACRLRCSTSNRRPHTTKWIM
- the LOC135648957 gene encoding uncharacterized protein LOC135648957 isoform X1 encodes the protein MVAIPAFSLCSPLPLSPRPRRAPIAPRRPTALANTLEAERGVQFETGDSFFRRESAVGRDLGVLSAALHRRSLPPGGGLRVLDAMCGCGVRSLRYLAQAGAAFVWANDASEGCRPLILSNLSGHPRVSPQGDRSWVVTHLDANRVLAENYLRKEFFDLVDVDCFGSDSSFMRLAIATIRKGGLLYVTSTDGYSSGGHRPHCSLASYGAYVRPMPFSNEVGLRMLIGGALREAAALGYHISPLFSFYSYHGPVFRVMLQVDRGQLHEKSRYGFLSYCHGCGNSQTFSWEELGQISCACRKGEISKSVVVSGPLWTGPLHDVTHVTDMLQLATEWGWACTNRNEVDLEKLLNQMIEEGDPRLPPGYIKLDEIASRGKMNSPPLSTLINTLQEVCDLVQSCNLYSSIIVVGEINSLPFCTQYPLVVSLLHLPAFLSLSGFDNMFCLWVCEQRLFCFGFEFYKTV